Proteins from one Ramlibacter sp. PS4R-6 genomic window:
- a CDS encoding VOC family protein: MSEAATTREPLQAWHADEANPLGLDGIEFIEYATAKPQALGHVLEMMGFRPVARHRSREVLLYRQGGLNVVVNAHPPDGEGEVGLPDEPELAAIALRVRDARAAYRHVIARGAWEVQTHPEVMELNIPAVHGVGRSRIYFVDRWRDFSIYDVDFVTIPSVDRNPPAVAGIHFFGIVQYIGLGRSADWIEFYSELFGAQAIPDEQRFGIMPAGHLMQFPGVDAHNAFMLQLVEPPSDFVDAREYFQRIGLGVDDVMAAAQQLRAKGIEFVESGAAHTGQRGALTKTYLGSVVFELVHSKR, encoded by the coding sequence ATGAGCGAAGCCGCAACGACGCGCGAACCTTTGCAGGCCTGGCACGCCGACGAAGCCAACCCGCTGGGCCTGGACGGCATCGAGTTCATCGAATACGCCACGGCCAAGCCGCAGGCGCTGGGCCACGTGCTGGAGATGATGGGCTTCCGGCCCGTCGCGCGGCACCGCTCGCGCGAGGTGCTGCTGTACCGGCAGGGCGGCCTGAACGTCGTGGTCAACGCGCACCCGCCGGACGGCGAGGGCGAGGTAGGCCTGCCCGACGAGCCGGAACTCGCGGCCATCGCCTTGCGCGTGCGCGATGCGCGCGCGGCCTATCGCCACGTCATCGCGCGTGGCGCGTGGGAGGTGCAGACGCACCCGGAGGTGATGGAGCTGAACATCCCCGCCGTGCATGGCGTGGGCCGCAGCCGCATCTACTTCGTCGACCGCTGGCGCGACTTCTCGATCTACGACGTCGACTTCGTGACCATCCCGTCCGTCGACCGCAACCCGCCCGCAGTCGCCGGCATCCACTTCTTCGGCATCGTGCAGTACATCGGGCTGGGCCGCTCGGCCGACTGGATCGAGTTTTACAGCGAGCTGTTCGGCGCGCAGGCCATCCCCGACGAGCAGCGCTTCGGCATCATGCCGGCCGGGCACCTGATGCAGTTCCCGGGCGTCGATGCGCACAACGCGTTCATGCTGCAGCTGGTGGAGCCGCCGTCGGACTTCGTCGATGCGCGCGAGTACTTCCAGCGCATCGGCCTGGGCGTGGACGACGTGATGGCGGCGGCGCAGCAGCTGCGCGCCAAGGGCATCGAGTTCGTGGAATCGGGCGCCGCCCACACCGGCCAGCGCGGTGCGCTGACCAAGACCTACCTGGGCAGCGTCGTCTTCGAGCTGGTGCACAGCAAGCGATGA
- a CDS encoding shikimate dehydrogenase family protein → MRIDGRTEVIAHLGYPTHTFKSPMIYNPWFEREGINALVVPMACKAEDFAGVLPQVFRLENVRGALITMPHKVSVLQLLDDVTPAVKVAGACNAVKRADDGRLVGDQFDGEGFVRGVRRKGFEVRGARALVVGCGGVGSAIAAALAGAGAGSLVLFDVNAGAAEALAARLRENYPKVEVAAGGNDPSGFGLVVNATPLGMYDGDPLPVDVSRLAPGTFVGEVVMKDELTAFLRAAQDKGCRVQVGTDMLFEMIPAYLEFFGLPAATPEALRATARLEY, encoded by the coding sequence ATGCGCATCGACGGCCGCACCGAAGTCATCGCGCACCTGGGTTACCCGACCCACACCTTCAAGTCGCCGATGATCTACAACCCGTGGTTCGAGCGGGAAGGGATCAACGCGCTGGTGGTGCCGATGGCCTGCAAGGCGGAAGACTTCGCGGGCGTGCTGCCGCAGGTCTTCCGGCTGGAGAACGTGCGCGGCGCGCTCATCACCATGCCGCACAAGGTCAGCGTGCTGCAGCTGCTGGATGACGTGACGCCGGCGGTGAAGGTCGCGGGCGCGTGCAACGCGGTCAAGCGCGCGGATGACGGCCGCCTCGTCGGCGACCAGTTCGACGGCGAAGGCTTCGTGCGCGGCGTCCGGCGCAAGGGCTTCGAAGTGCGGGGGGCGCGCGCGCTGGTGGTCGGTTGCGGCGGCGTCGGCTCCGCCATCGCAGCCGCTCTTGCCGGCGCGGGCGCCGGCTCGCTGGTGCTGTTCGACGTCAACGCGGGCGCGGCCGAAGCGCTGGCGGCGCGCTTGCGCGAGAACTACCCGAAGGTCGAGGTCGCGGCCGGCGGCAACGACCCGTCGGGCTTCGGCCTGGTCGTCAACGCCACGCCGCTGGGCATGTACGACGGCGACCCGCTGCCGGTGGACGTGTCGCGCCTGGCACCCGGCACCTTCGTCGGCGAGGTCGTGATGAAGGACGAGCTCACCGCCTTCCTGCGCGCGGCGCAGGACAAGGGCTGCCGCGTGCAGGTCGGCACCGACATGCTCTTCGAGATGATCCCTGCCTACCTCGAGTTCTTCGGGCTGCCGGCGGCCACGCCCGAGGCGCTGCGGGCCACGGCCCGCCTGGAGTACTGA